One Ricinus communis isolate WT05 ecotype wild-type chromosome 2, ASM1957865v1, whole genome shotgun sequence DNA segment encodes these proteins:
- the LOC8270005 gene encoding heptahelical transmembrane protein 4 isoform X1 — MNLGRYKKLFPSSEKIDNPLGCEDGNEVGPKERKGHMLWKKVKHQLVDYHSLPGYLKDNEFIRGYYRVEWPLKQVLLSIFKIHNETLNFWTHLIGFFLFLFLTVYTSMQVPDVADISSLQRLPDMLQKADFHNIHLDLLNCLPSLPNMPDLHNFKVDLKSYLLPMEFLSSLSENFLELLINCLPERYARMYHEANDNALQSLTNDFSNMTTPPTFHPVTRWPFFAFMGGAMFCLLASSTCHLLSCHSERMSYIVHRVDYAGIAALIATSFYPPVYYSFLCNPFFCNIYLGFITVLGISTIIFSILPTFQKPEFRGFRAGLFFGMGLSGIAPILHKLILYRNQPEALQTTSYEILMGILYGLGALIYATRIPERWKPGMFDIAGQSHQLFHVLVVAGAYTHYRAGLVYLRWRDLQGC; from the exons ATGAATCTTGGTCGTTACAAAAAATTGTTTCCTTCATCAGAAAAGATTGATAATCCATTGGGATGTGAGGATGGGAATGAAGTTGGTCCAAAGGAAAGAAAGGGGCATATGCTATGGAAGAAAGTGAAACATCAACTAGTTGACTACCATTCATTGCCAGGATATTTAAAGGACAATGAGTTTATCCGTGGCTACTACCGGGTAGAATGGCCATTGAAGCAAGTTCTCCTGAGTATCTTCAAGATTCATAATGAGACTCTTAATTTCTGGAC GCATTTGATCGGGTTCTTTCTATTTCTCTTTCTGACCGTATATACATCAATGCAAGTTCCAGATGTCGCAGATATTAGTTCTCTGCAACGTTTGCCTGACATGCTCCAAAAAGCTGATTTCCACAATATTCATTTAGACCTCTTGAATTGTCTCCCTTCCTTACCTAACATGCCAGATCTTCACAATTTCAAAGTGGATTTAAAGTCATATTTGCTTCCAATGGAATTCCTGTCATCACTTTCAGAAAATTTTCTGGAACTTCTCATCAATTGCTTGCCTGAGCGATATGCTAGAATGTATCATGAGGCCAATGACAATGCTTTG CAAAGCCTTACAAACGATTTCTCGAACATGACAACTCCACCAACTTTTCATCCTGTCACAAGATGGCCATTCTTCGCCTTCATGGGCGGGGCAATGTTCTGCTTGCTGGCAAGCAGTACATGCCATCTCCTTTCTTGCCATTCGGAGCGAATGTCTTACATTGTGCATAGAGTAGACTATGCAGGAATTGCTGCTCTCATAGCGACCTCCTTTTACCCTCCTGTTTACTACTCCTTTCTGTGCAACCCCTTTTTCTGCAACATTTATCTCGGATTCATAACAGTATTAGGCATTTCCACCATCATATTCTCTATCCTCCCAACGTTCCAGAAGCCGGAATTTAGGGGATTCCGCGCTGGTCTCTTCTTCGGGATGGGCCTGTCAGGTATAGCGCCTATTCTTCATAAGCTAATACTTTACAGGAATCAACCTGAAGCCCTCCAAACCACGagttatgagattttgatggGGATCTTATATGGGCTTGGAGCATTGATTTATGCTACAAGGATTCCTGAGAGATGGAAGCCAGGTATGTTTGACATTGCTGGGCAGAGTCATCAGCTTTTCCACGTGTTGGTAGTAGCAGGTGCCTATACACACTACCGAGCTGGGCTAGTTTATCTAAGATGGCGGGACTTGCAAGGTTGCTAG
- the LOC8270005 gene encoding heptahelical transmembrane protein ADIPOR3 isoform X2, protein MLWKKVKHQLVDYHSLPGYLKDNEFIRGYYRVEWPLKQVLLSIFKIHNETLNFWTHLIGFFLFLFLTVYTSMQVPDVADISSLQRLPDMLQKADFHNIHLDLLNCLPSLPNMPDLHNFKVDLKSYLLPMEFLSSLSENFLELLINCLPERYARMYHEANDNALQSLTNDFSNMTTPPTFHPVTRWPFFAFMGGAMFCLLASSTCHLLSCHSERMSYIVHRVDYAGIAALIATSFYPPVYYSFLCNPFFCNIYLGFITVLGISTIIFSILPTFQKPEFRGFRAGLFFGMGLSGIAPILHKLILYRNQPEALQTTSYEILMGILYGLGALIYATRIPERWKPGMFDIAGQSHQLFHVLVVAGAYTHYRAGLVYLRWRDLQGC, encoded by the exons ATGCTATGGAAGAAAGTGAAACATCAACTAGTTGACTACCATTCATTGCCAGGATATTTAAAGGACAATGAGTTTATCCGTGGCTACTACCGGGTAGAATGGCCATTGAAGCAAGTTCTCCTGAGTATCTTCAAGATTCATAATGAGACTCTTAATTTCTGGAC GCATTTGATCGGGTTCTTTCTATTTCTCTTTCTGACCGTATATACATCAATGCAAGTTCCAGATGTCGCAGATATTAGTTCTCTGCAACGTTTGCCTGACATGCTCCAAAAAGCTGATTTCCACAATATTCATTTAGACCTCTTGAATTGTCTCCCTTCCTTACCTAACATGCCAGATCTTCACAATTTCAAAGTGGATTTAAAGTCATATTTGCTTCCAATGGAATTCCTGTCATCACTTTCAGAAAATTTTCTGGAACTTCTCATCAATTGCTTGCCTGAGCGATATGCTAGAATGTATCATGAGGCCAATGACAATGCTTTG CAAAGCCTTACAAACGATTTCTCGAACATGACAACTCCACCAACTTTTCATCCTGTCACAAGATGGCCATTCTTCGCCTTCATGGGCGGGGCAATGTTCTGCTTGCTGGCAAGCAGTACATGCCATCTCCTTTCTTGCCATTCGGAGCGAATGTCTTACATTGTGCATAGAGTAGACTATGCAGGAATTGCTGCTCTCATAGCGACCTCCTTTTACCCTCCTGTTTACTACTCCTTTCTGTGCAACCCCTTTTTCTGCAACATTTATCTCGGATTCATAACAGTATTAGGCATTTCCACCATCATATTCTCTATCCTCCCAACGTTCCAGAAGCCGGAATTTAGGGGATTCCGCGCTGGTCTCTTCTTCGGGATGGGCCTGTCAGGTATAGCGCCTATTCTTCATAAGCTAATACTTTACAGGAATCAACCTGAAGCCCTCCAAACCACGagttatgagattttgatggGGATCTTATATGGGCTTGGAGCATTGATTTATGCTACAAGGATTCCTGAGAGATGGAAGCCAGGTATGTTTGACATTGCTGGGCAGAGTCATCAGCTTTTCCACGTGTTGGTAGTAGCAGGTGCCTATACACACTACCGAGCTGGGCTAGTTTATCTAAGATGGCGGGACTTGCAAGGTTGCTAG